The DNA region GAACGCGGACATGCTTATCATTTTGGTACAAGAGAGGCCTGTCatctgggaccaaagagacccaaattatgccaacagggcactaaaagaggcagcatggaggagcgtttgtgtggccctcttcccacattatgaccagcagccacgtgcggcacagcgacagataagtaagtacacccatgtttgaaatgtaatTTTATTGGGAATCATCAGGCGCTTACTACTTTGATTTTCTCATCAAGAATGGCAGAAATCTTCATGAAGGAAATAGAAAGCCCACtagtagatacatggtgttgtacatgataaCCGGTTTTCATTAATAATTACAATCGGTGGCCCTTTTACTACACAGCgtttcccattatttgtcctttctgtgatgGAGGTTATTGGACTCTGGCCTTGTGGCcttgcttgcttttttttttaattttatattaaaTGTGCTCCCCAAATGCCTATTTGGATGCTCCACTTAAATGTGTCTAGTCAGTTACACCTTTTGTGAGCTCTCTGCTTAATGGGCTaatgaatgtgtgtattttttgtggtttcagtgggtgatgttacaacaaggtggcggagtatccgcgatcagtacaggagggagaggcagcagcgggagagaagtggagccggggcacctcccaaaaaaaagaaatacatctattttgaccggctcaactttctgaatcccagcatggacctcaggccgtaagtaaccacctcaattaatttttttaatatcttttttagTGTAATTTTTTTGGGGCAAAATTTTGTACCTAAAACATTGttctttttcagaactcagtctaacctcactgacagggagacagggtctgactcggaactggtcattgacccagttggtgaaggtgaagaggtggctggtccatctgctgctccctctggctccatccctcctggatcccTCTCATCTGGTCAGGCAGCTCCATCTGCATCCATACCACACCAAGAGGACCCACAGTTTGCCTCTTCCGCCGCAGcatcatcagcagcaccaccacctagccaggatgaccctggaaatagcagcagcccgACTGTTGCCCTGgatccatccccacaggctgcagtaagaccacagcgtgcacgccgcagaagaCAGCTGATCCAAAGCCGccaaaacgtggatgctggggtcaTGAGCTATTTGGCACGTGTCcgagacgatgatggggaggagggttttaccaggagccttgcccagtacttaaggtccatagagcgggagttaaggcttcgtgtgagaggctgttttcagatccttgtggacgcatgcacccccccaaataacccatacaatctcatgctgatgattgaacagtggcagatgtcacctgaaaatgttctgcggcctcagagattacaaggcctggcagctccacaaggatctgaagcaccccctccacgtcagccaacacctcagccccaacccacaacaaacacacaatggccacctcagcaacatatggcgggatatcatcaaacatcccaatatggccacttgtccacacccagtgctggaggctggtcccaacctgggtatggacaatatggtcattttggtttgggttatgattcccggccataTGGTCATCCCCAGCAGGGGTATCTCCAAAATCCAcgccccactcttccaagttcccagcatcatagctgggctaatgtccctcaggccactacaacatctgcacagggtgctggacaattgggcctacaagtgccacctgatgcagacactgagcaagctacttctcctgcaccaacctaccaggacttgtaatttttttgttttttgtttttttgtttttttatgtttctttaaacttttttttaaattttttgttaatATGATTTTTAGACACAACTTTCATTTGTATTGTCCCTACAGAGCATTGTTTATTGTGGATGTAGTACCAAGTTTTGGATGACAACAAAAATAGGCCTTTCTTAGGCTAAAAAAAAGGTTAGGACAAAATAATAACCTAGACATTTCAAAAAGTTATACAGTAAAACGTTTGATTATTACCAATCACCGTCTGGATGCGCTGTATTCATTCTTcaatcacacacacatgatatgctgataaccatatgtgaaaaaataaattacaacacacagagttttaaacttggttaacacatactttatagagctaattaattacacatgcaaaaaggaatagtcttgccagggagtagcaccttcaggagtcaaaaaataatttgtaaagatatcacgaactttaagaccagaaagtggacgacgcggaggagggacatatggggtaggcctactaacattgttcatgaggttatcttcaaaatttggcgaggaacaatcatgtattcttgtgaaattatgtagaattacacaggcttttatcacttcgttgattgaagactcactcagctggatggcagactgaagaacacgccatttggcaacaagaatcccaaaggcgcactcaaccagtctccgtgccctggcaagtctcaaattaaacaccctccgccggtggtcaaggttgcgcctggggtaaggcctcatgacgtgcctcgacagttggaaggcctcatctccaaccaaaacaaaaggcactgcttccgcatttgagcctgggagttgttgtggtggtgggaggttcaactggttgtcacgtagccgccgacccattatggacgaattgaagaccctagagtctccagttcgcccataggccccaatgtctacaattataaacctgtagttactgtcagcaactgctaacagaactacagagaaaaactgcttgtaattgtagaattgggaaccagagttcggcggcttacgcaccctgatatgtttcccatccacagctccaatgcaattagggaagtcacaattatttctgaaacctgtggcgatttgaatccaatcgtcctgttttggctcaggcaacacagcttcatgtagtttctgccagatttgggaacaggttgtcctaacaatgcctgaaatggtcgaccgcccaatcagaaactccaggtgtagacccgcataggacaagcctgtggccaggaagctgcaatacaacaaaaaggggaaaaaaaaaacatgaggacgacgaaaaaaggaataagcacaagtgtatatttcatttactattcAATTATTTACAGTATAAAAAGTTTCAATAGAAAATCTAAATCGACTTGAAGCTTGACAACATTCTtttatatgtgcttgtggcttcatgtccaagtgaagttaatgaaacctagtaggacaccacacattttgaacccccaaaaaTACCAAAAACCGTATTTGCAAATGTGGAATAcctaccgtaaggttaggagcagacgctcctcagcagagatggcttttctcatccaggtgtcctgaaaggtgaggccaggacgtaagatctccaacaacatgtcaaaagtccggatggacatacgagtatactggtaaaacttgtctggatgtgccctcaaagctgaatatagtctcgggaaatggcctttactctggcgttgggaCAATAtaggatgtacccacaatctttgtctcctccttcgcggatccacattgacctgatatggctggccaaagcgacgagacaacacccagtgaagcaacacccgctgagttgtgcttaaatacacagggtcagacatgtttgtaatctcaaagcaacacagccaaaatatgctagagaacatatagggcagatgggagggctacacctgttgtagagggcttaaatagtgtggttaatgatggtttaaatgatttgcaggcctgaaaaccgttaaatgtccattttgtcatggtgcgtgataaatacgccatacggatcacatacggattacacacgcacaagcacatgcgcaaaatacgcgaccacacctaagcaacgcagtaactacggaagtcgattacggagacattttggcgtattgaacgcgtagtacggacgtataatacgtggcgtattgtcttacgccatgtgtgaccccagcctaagagacAAGGCTACACATAATTAGGGAGGTTGCTATGTAGTAAGGAATAATTATCATCTCTCTACTATTCATGCAATGTAGATACAGAATAAATGCAGTATTTACATCCAGTAACTTTGAGCTGACATCTCTGATTAGTCATTTTCTTTTGTTTCTCCTCCAACTAgtcagaccttcatgtcaacaTTTTTCAGCTACAAATTGTCCTGATAACCATATCCCTGAAAATATCAAGATCAAAACCTATCATTCAAAATATAAATTGATAGCTAAGCACTGTGCCCCTCCCTCTAATTAACTATAATTAGTGACTTTCCCCTTCTCAATAAAAATATAAgtagaaagaaaagaaaagaagttcaACCAGGCCTATGCAGGCAATGTTAGTTGTGCGAGGCACGCACAACTCTAGAGGGAAGTGAGTTGGAGTCTCCTACCGGCTGCTGCTCCCCATGCTGGATCTATCGAGAGGTACAGAAGAAATCACATGAGAGTGGAGGAGGAACCCGTGGTTGGAATGAGCGCTGCCGAGTGAAGCAGGATTCCACTAGCCAGATGAAGGGACCAGTTGAGCCCCGAAATGTGTAGCtttattaaaagtttttttttagcACACACCATTGATAGTGGAATCCTGTTCACTCGGCAGGGCTTGTTCCAACCGTGGGTTCTTCCTCCACTCTCATGCAATAAAAGTATAAATTAATTATTAATTAGCCACTGTGCCTCTCCCACAGTACTCATTACCAGTCTATGTCCCATGCCCTTTTCCATCCCCCAGTTTTGCTCCTCTACCCCTAATTC from Ranitomeya variabilis isolate aRanVar5 chromosome 3, aRanVar5.hap1, whole genome shotgun sequence includes:
- the LOC143818460 gene encoding uncharacterized protein LOC143818460, encoding MCVFFVVSVGDVTTRWRSIRDQYRRERQQRERSGAGAPPKKKKYIYFDRLNFLNPSMDLRPTQSNLTDRETGSDSELVIDPVGEGEEVAGPSAAPSGSIPPGSLSSGQAAPSASIPHQEDPQFASSAAASSAAPPPSQDDPGNSSSPTVALDPSPQAAVRPQRARRRRQLIQSRQNVDAGVMSYLARVRDDDGEEGFTRSLAQYLRSIERELRLRVRGCFQILVDACTPPNNPYNLMLMIEQWQMSPENVLRPQRLQGLAAPQGSEAPPPRQPTPQPQPTTNTQWPPQQHMAGYHQTSQYGHLSTPSAGGWSQPGYGQYGHFGLGYDSRPYGHPQQGYLQNPRPTLPSSQHHSWANVPQATTTSAQGAGQLGLQVPPDADTEQATSPAPTYQDL